One window from the genome of Eucalyptus grandis isolate ANBG69807.140 chromosome 7, ASM1654582v1, whole genome shotgun sequence encodes:
- the LOC104453850 gene encoding pyruvate kinase isozyme A, chloroplastic-like, with protein MPLAAPFRVNISPLIDTEGSQIHVVDHGAPSSVKVEEGSIWLYTTKGFEGSHPFTVQANHSGFSEGIEVGDELVIDGGMASFEVIEKIRNDLKCKCIDSGLFLPCAKFSFW; from the exons ATGCCGCTTGCTGCTCCTTTCCGTGTCAACATATCCCCATTGATTGATACCGAGGGTAGTCAGATTCATGTTGTTGATCATGGTGCTCCTTCCTCTGTCAAAGTAGAG GAAGGATCAATCTGGTTATATACTACCAAAGGGTTCGAGGGTTCCCACCCTTTCACTGTCCAAGCAAACCACTCCGGTTTTTCTGAAG GTATCGAGGTTGGTGATGAGCTCGTTATTGATGGAGGCATGGCAAGTTTTGAAGTCATTGAAAAGATTAGGAATGATTTGAAGTGCAAGTGCATAGATTCTGGTTTGTTTCTACCTTGCGCAAAGTTTAGCTTTTGGTGA